One genomic window of Neisseria sp. oral taxon 014 str. F0314 includes the following:
- a CDS encoding alpha/beta hydrolase-fold protein yields the protein MTSRISKWQDARLLQAQETQIHSQHTGRSYRIQTACIGTPPLQGCPVLYILDGDTFFPAALSMAQSLLVNPMTRSNAPCLLVGIGYPNGAIRDLQRRALDYTPPLPAGATEADCRRYGQADRFGAFIDGELMPLLADRFPINTAEQALFGHSFGALFGAYSLLVSTKRFRRYFLVSPSMWWHNRRLLDFMPSEIPQECYAEIRVGGLEQPACNGTRHQRERNMVTQAEDFASKLRGKGVETVFGNYPNDNHGSVPFRALPDCLAALAKAWQAV from the coding sequence GACCTCCCGTATTTCCAAATGGCAGGACGCACGCCTGCTGCAAGCGCAGGAAACGCAAATCCATTCGCAACATACCGGCCGCAGCTACCGCATTCAGACGGCCTGTATCGGTACACCGCCGCTGCAAGGCTGTCCGGTCCTCTATATACTCGACGGCGACACGTTTTTTCCGGCGGCACTCAGCATGGCGCAATCGTTGCTGGTCAATCCGATGACCCGCAGCAACGCCCCGTGCCTCTTAGTCGGCATCGGCTATCCCAACGGTGCCATCCGCGATTTGCAACGGCGCGCACTGGATTACACCCCGCCGCTGCCCGCAGGCGCAACCGAAGCCGACTGCCGCCGGTATGGGCAGGCCGACCGCTTCGGCGCATTTATCGACGGCGAACTTATGCCGCTGCTGGCGGACAGGTTCCCGATTAATACGGCCGAGCAGGCCTTATTCGGCCATTCTTTCGGCGCGCTGTTCGGTGCGTACAGCCTGCTTGTCTCGACCAAACGTTTCCGCCGCTATTTCCTCGTCAGCCCTTCAATGTGGTGGCATAACCGCCGCCTTCTTGATTTCATGCCGTCTGAAATTCCGCAGGAATGTTATGCCGAGATACGCGTAGGCGGTTTGGAACAACCTGCCTGCAACGGCACGCGGCACCAGCGCGAACGCAACATGGTTACGCAGGCAGAAGATTTCGCCTCCAAGTTGCGCGGTAAAGGCGTGGAAACCGTGTTTGGGAACTATCCGAACGACAACCACGGCAGCGTTCCCTTCCGAGCCTTACCCGATTGCCTTGCCGCATTGGCGAAGGCATGGCAGGCCGTCTGA
- a CDS encoding SAM-dependent methyltransferase: MKLQIPAPSPAAQHSCRQLCRLISDEISDNGNWIPFSRFMELALYAPDFGYYTGGSHKIGAGGDFITAPVLSPLFGKTLFAQLSVLLPQTAGNIYEFGAGTGDLAVSLLQNFSDGLSHYYIVELSPELAERQRAMISNSLPPETARKIIHLDTLPDEFDGIVIGNEVLDAMPVELVRKEGGNFQQIGVSIKNGEFVQVPKTLATPTLLRSAENYFPDAEPYTSELHPAQHAFVHTVASKLRRGGMIFIDYGFDAAQYYHPQRHMGTLIGHYRHHTVHDPFFLPGLTDLTAHVNFTDIAQAATDAGLDLIGYTTQANFLLNLGITDLLAQTGHPDTAAYLTAAAAVQQLVNPHEMGELFKVIAFGKNIDTNWQGFAFGDICHTL; the protein is encoded by the coding sequence ATGAAACTCCAAATTCCGGCCCCTTCTCCTGCCGCACAACACTCCTGTCGGCAACTGTGCCGTCTGATAAGCGACGAAATCTCAGACAACGGCAACTGGATTCCTTTCTCCCGTTTCATGGAGCTTGCCCTCTATGCTCCCGACTTCGGTTACTACACCGGAGGAAGCCATAAAATCGGTGCGGGCGGAGATTTCATTACCGCCCCTGTGCTGTCGCCCCTGTTCGGAAAAACCTTGTTTGCGCAACTCTCCGTCCTCTTGCCGCAAACCGCAGGCAACATATACGAATTCGGTGCCGGAACGGGGGATTTGGCCGTGAGCCTGCTGCAAAACTTTTCAGACGGCCTCAGCCATTACTACATCGTCGAACTCTCGCCCGAGCTGGCCGAACGCCAGCGTGCCATGATTTCCAACAGCCTTCCTCCCGAAACCGCACGAAAAATCATCCATCTCGACACGCTTCCCGACGAATTTGACGGCATCGTCATCGGCAACGAGGTACTGGACGCTATGCCGGTGGAACTTGTCCGGAAAGAAGGCGGCAACTTTCAACAAATCGGCGTCAGCATAAAAAACGGGGAGTTTGTCCAAGTTCCCAAAACACTTGCAACCCCTACCCTGCTTCGCTCTGCCGAAAACTATTTTCCCGACGCCGAACCGTACACCAGCGAGCTTCATCCCGCGCAACATGCCTTTGTGCACACCGTTGCCTCGAAACTCCGCCGAGGCGGCATGATATTCATCGATTACGGCTTCGATGCCGCCCAGTATTACCACCCGCAGCGCCATATGGGGACGCTCATCGGCCATTACCGGCACCACACCGTTCACGATCCTTTTTTTCTGCCCGGCCTAACCGACCTGACGGCCCATGTCAACTTCACCGATATTGCACAAGCGGCCACCGATGCCGGTTTGGATTTAATCGGCTACACCACCCAAGCCAATTTTCTTCTGAATCTGGGCATCACCGATCTTTTGGCACAAACGGGCCATCCTGATACTGCGGCCTATCTGACCGCCGCAGCGGCAGTACAGCAACTGGTTAACCCGCATGAAATGGGCGAGCTTTTCAAAGTTATCGCGTTCGGAAAAAACATAGATACGAACTGGCAGGGTTTCGCTTTCGGCGACATATGCCACACACTTTGA
- the mraZ gene encoding division/cell wall cluster transcriptional repressor MraZ, with translation MFGGVHELSIDSKGRLAIPAKFRDILLRRYTPAVVVTLDSRQRLLMYPESEWEKVSQQLLALKVNGNPVLQRYQNLLLHNAELLEWDSAGRILLSANLRKRVDFEKEVTLAGRANRLELWGREHWEAEMNQALDINPEELDYQLSQTDLQL, from the coding sequence GTGTTTGGCGGTGTTCATGAATTGAGTATAGACAGCAAAGGGCGGTTGGCCATTCCGGCTAAGTTCCGCGATATTTTGCTGCGCCGCTATACCCCCGCCGTCGTGGTTACGCTGGATTCGCGCCAGCGTTTGCTGATGTATCCCGAAAGCGAATGGGAGAAAGTATCCCAGCAGCTTTTGGCTTTGAAAGTAAACGGAAATCCTGTGTTGCAGCGTTACCAGAACTTATTGCTGCACAATGCCGAATTGCTGGAGTGGGACAGTGCCGGCCGTATTTTGTTGTCGGCCAATTTGCGCAAACGCGTGGATTTTGAAAAAGAGGTAACGCTTGCCGGCCGCGCCAACCGGTTGGAGCTGTGGGGTCGGGAGCATTGGGAAGCTGAGATGAACCAGGCTTTGGATATTAATCCTGAAGAGCTGGATTACCAGTTGAGTCAGACGGATTTGCAGTTGTGA
- the rsmH gene encoding 16S rRNA (cytosine(1402)-N(4))-methyltransferase RsmH, giving the protein MSEAGEYKHITVLLNEAVDALNIRPDGVYVDGTFGRGGHSRLILSRLGEEGRLIVFDKDPQAIVAARKLAAYDMRVSVVHDGFSVFQTALDELGIGKVDGALFDLGVSSPQIDEGGRGFSFRFDAPLDMRMDPTRGMSAAEWIATASEQDLNEVIKNYGEERFSRQIARAIVAQREESPIDTTRKLAQLVAQNVRTRERGQDPATRTFQAVRIFINRELEEIEAVLPQATGRLKEGGRLAVIAFHSLEDRIVKQFIKKQSQHAPLPRWVAVKEADLPQPPLRPVGKAVRPSDAEIQANPRSRSAVLRVAERTAGSFNAEGKAV; this is encoded by the coding sequence GTGAGCGAAGCTGGGGAATACAAACATATTACCGTATTGCTGAACGAGGCGGTGGATGCACTGAATATCCGGCCGGACGGTGTGTATGTTGACGGTACGTTCGGCAGGGGAGGGCACTCCCGCCTGATTTTGTCCCGTTTGGGCGAAGAAGGCCGTTTGATTGTTTTCGACAAAGACCCACAGGCAATAGTTGCGGCACGCAAGCTGGCGGCATATGATATGCGGGTTAGCGTGGTGCATGACGGATTTTCCGTTTTTCAGACGGCATTGGATGAGCTGGGGATCGGGAAAGTGGATGGAGCATTGTTCGATTTAGGTGTTTCATCCCCGCAAATTGACGAGGGCGGTCGCGGCTTCAGCTTCCGTTTCGATGCGCCTCTGGACATGCGGATGGATCCGACCCGCGGGATGTCGGCAGCAGAATGGATTGCCACAGCATCCGAACAAGATTTAAACGAGGTAATCAAGAATTATGGTGAAGAGCGGTTTAGTCGCCAGATTGCGCGCGCCATTGTTGCGCAACGGGAAGAAAGTCCTATCGATACAACCCGCAAGCTGGCGCAGCTCGTGGCTCAAAACGTCCGTACTCGCGAGCGCGGACAAGACCCGGCAACGCGCACCTTCCAAGCAGTTCGCATCTTTATTAACCGCGAGCTCGAAGAAATAGAAGCTGTATTGCCTCAAGCAACAGGCCGTCTGAAAGAGGGCGGGCGGTTGGCGGTCATCGCGTTCCATTCTTTGGAAGACCGTATTGTAAAACAGTTCATCAAAAAACAATCGCAACATGCGCCATTGCCACGTTGGGTGGCAGTAAAAGAAGCGGATTTGCCCCAACCGCCGTTGAGGCCGGTAGGGAAGGCAGTCAGACCCAGCGATGCGGAAATCCAGGCCAATCCGAGGTCGCGTTCTGCGGTGCTGCGTGTAGCCGAGCGTACGGCCGGTAGTTTTAACGCCGAAGGAAAGGCCGTCTGA
- the ftsL gene encoding cell division protein FtsL: MNKLNVILLVAASASGFVVVTVQDQARRNYMVLDKAQKQEIKLEQDYARLKLGQAKLSNHKLIKVAAEKQRLQPPSAHNTVMVEHGK; this comes from the coding sequence ATGAATAAATTGAACGTGATTTTATTGGTTGCTGCATCGGCATCCGGTTTTGTGGTAGTAACCGTACAGGATCAGGCGCGGCGCAATTATATGGTGTTGGACAAGGCTCAGAAACAAGAAATCAAGCTCGAACAGGATTATGCGAGGTTGAAGCTCGGACAGGCTAAATTGTCCAATCACAAACTGATTAAAGTGGCAGCTGAAAAGCAACGGTTACAACCGCCGAGTGCACACAATACTGTAATGGTTGAACACGGAAAATAA
- a CDS encoding penicillin-binding protein 2 produces the protein MLIRNEFKPQMLPKAPKAKKPISSNGRILVVLGALAVGFAGLLGRGVYLQTSQHEFLKNQGDQRFVRTLTLPASRGMITDRNGATLALSAPTESLFAMPSEMDEMPTEAQLEKLSSIIDVPVASIKEKLGKKKDFIYLKRQLSKEKADEIAALGIKGFGFQKELKRHYPMGNLFAHVIGFTNIDGKGQEGLELSREDILRGSDGAKVVLRDNKGNIVDSLDSPRNNAPKNGRDMVLSLDQRIQTLAYEELNKAVDYHQAKAGTVVVLDAQTGEILALVNSPAYDPNQPGSAGSEQRRNRAVTDMIEPGSAMKPFTIAKALDSGKVNTSQRFNTNPYKIGPATVRDTHVYPSLDLRGIMQKSSNVGTSKLSAMFKPKEMYDFYHDLGVGVRMHSGFPGESAGLLRNWKRWRPIEQATMSFGYGLQLSLLQLARAYTMLTHNGELLPVSFEKQAVAPEGKRVIKAETARQIREMMVAVTEPGGTGTAGAVDGFDVGAKTGTARKLINGRYVDNKHVATFVGFAPAQNPRVIVAVTVDEPTANGYYGGTVAGPVFKQVMSGSLNILGVSPTKPLKEAATVKVSS, from the coding sequence ATGTTGATTAGAAACGAATTTAAGCCGCAGATGCTGCCGAAAGCACCTAAGGCCAAGAAACCCATTTCCAGCAATGGGCGTATTCTTGTGGTTTTAGGGGCGCTGGCTGTCGGGTTTGCAGGATTATTGGGGCGAGGTGTGTATTTGCAGACTTCGCAACATGAATTTCTTAAAAATCAAGGTGATCAACGCTTTGTTCGTACGCTGACCCTGCCGGCTTCGCGCGGCATGATTACCGACCGCAACGGTGCGACGCTTGCTTTGAGCGCTCCAACGGAATCCCTGTTTGCCATGCCGTCTGAAATGGATGAAATGCCGACTGAGGCGCAGTTGGAAAAACTGTCGTCTATTATTGACGTGCCGGTTGCGTCCATTAAGGAAAAGTTAGGGAAGAAAAAAGACTTTATCTATCTGAAGCGCCAATTGAGCAAGGAAAAAGCCGATGAGATTGCTGCGTTGGGCATCAAGGGCTTCGGCTTCCAAAAAGAGCTGAAACGCCATTATCCGATGGGCAACCTGTTTGCACATGTTATCGGTTTTACCAATATTGATGGTAAAGGCCAAGAAGGTTTGGAACTTTCCCGCGAAGATATTTTGCGCGGTTCGGACGGCGCTAAAGTTGTGTTGCGCGACAATAAAGGCAATATCGTAGACAGCCTCGATTCTCCGCGCAACAATGCGCCGAAAAACGGACGCGACATGGTTCTGTCGCTTGACCAACGTATTCAAACATTAGCTTACGAGGAATTAAACAAAGCCGTCGACTATCATCAGGCCAAAGCCGGTACGGTCGTCGTATTGGATGCGCAGACAGGCGAAATCCTTGCCTTGGTCAACAGCCCCGCCTACGACCCTAACCAGCCCGGCAGCGCAGGCAGCGAACAACGCCGCAACCGCGCCGTTACCGATATGATTGAACCAGGTTCGGCCATGAAGCCTTTTACTATCGCCAAAGCGTTGGATTCCGGTAAGGTCAACACCAGCCAAAGATTTAACACCAATCCGTATAAAATCGGACCGGCTACCGTGCGTGATACCCATGTTTATCCTTCTTTGGATTTGCGCGGCATTATGCAAAAATCTTCCAATGTCGGAACAAGCAAATTATCGGCTATGTTCAAGCCGAAAGAAATGTATGACTTCTATCACGACTTGGGCGTAGGTGTGCGTATGCACTCCGGTTTCCCGGGCGAAAGTGCAGGGTTGCTGCGCAACTGGAAAAGATGGCGCCCTATCGAACAGGCAACCATGTCGTTTGGTTACGGTCTGCAACTGAGCCTGCTGCAATTGGCGCGTGCTTATACTATGTTGACCCATAACGGCGAGCTTTTGCCGGTCAGCTTTGAAAAACAGGCTGTCGCCCCCGAAGGCAAACGAGTTATTAAAGCGGAAACCGCAAGACAGATTCGTGAAATGATGGTTGCGGTAACTGAGCCGGGCGGTACGGGTACTGCCGGTGCGGTGGACGGTTTTGATGTCGGTGCCAAAACGGGTACTGCGCGTAAATTAATTAACGGCCGCTATGTGGATAACAAGCACGTTGCAACTTTCGTCGGCTTTGCACCTGCGCAGAATCCGCGCGTTATTGTGGCGGTAACCGTGGATGAACCGACTGCCAACGGCTACTACGGCGGTACGGTCGCGGGACCTGTGTTCAAACAGGTTATGAGCGGCAGCCTGAATATTCTGGGCGTGTCTCCAACCAAACCACTGAAAGAAGCGGCAACCGTTAAAGTATCGTCATAA
- a CDS encoding UDP-N-acetylmuramoyl-L-alanyl-D-glutamate--2,6-diaminopimelate ligase, with product MFSELSPIAETNFPPLLCANAAGRLLHSDSRQIKQGDIFVACQGEYTDGRSYIPAAIANGAAFVFWDDDGKFEWNPEWEVPNQGIKDLKHRAGMLAAQVYGNVSDDLKVWGVTGTNGKTSITQWLAQAADLLGEKTTIIGTVGNGFWGALEETTHTTPAPVDVQTLLYRFRQQGATAAAMEVSSHGLDQSRVNGVPFRSTIFTNLTRDHLDYHGTMEAYGAIKSRLFYWHGLKHAVINVDDEYGAELAGRLKKDCPDLAVYSYGFSEHADIRIVHFTASSDGMEAVFQTPWGEGRCRTRLLGRFNAQNLAACIALLCANGYPLDKVLDVLAKIRPASGRMDCIMNSGKPLVVVDYAHTPDALEKALATLQEIKPQGAALWCVFGCGGNRDRGKRPLMGAAAVQGADKVVVTSDNPRLENPQDIINDILPAVPAPECVEADRATAIRYAVERAASSDIILIAGKGHENYQDMQGVKHHFSDFEVAEKALAERI from the coding sequence ATGTTCAGCGAACTGAGTCCTATAGCTGAAACCAACTTTCCGCCTCTGCTGTGTGCAAACGCAGCAGGGCGTTTGTTGCATTCAGACAGCCGTCAAATCAAACAAGGTGATATTTTCGTTGCCTGTCAGGGCGAATATACGGACGGCCGCAGTTATATCCCCGCTGCCATTGCCAACGGCGCGGCTTTTGTTTTTTGGGACGATGACGGCAAATTTGAGTGGAATCCCGAATGGGAAGTCCCCAATCAAGGCATCAAAGATTTGAAACACCGTGCCGGCATGTTGGCGGCGCAAGTTTACGGCAACGTTTCAGACGACCTCAAAGTCTGGGGCGTAACCGGCACCAACGGCAAAACCTCCATCACACAATGGCTGGCGCAAGCCGCCGATTTGTTGGGCGAAAAAACTACCATTATCGGCACGGTCGGCAACGGCTTTTGGGGCGCATTGGAAGAAACCACGCACACCACCCCCGCCCCCGTCGATGTCCAGACCCTGCTCTACCGTTTCCGCCAACAAGGCGCAACAGCCGCCGCGATGGAAGTCTCCAGTCACGGCCTTGACCAATCGCGCGTCAACGGCGTGCCATTCCGCAGCACAATCTTCACCAACCTCACCCGAGACCACCTCGACTACCACGGCACGATGGAAGCCTATGGCGCCATTAAGTCGCGCCTGTTTTACTGGCACGGCTTGAAACACGCCGTCATCAACGTAGATGACGAATACGGCGCAGAACTCGCAGGTCGTCTGAAAAAAGACTGTCCTGATTTGGCCGTTTACAGCTACGGCTTCAGCGAACACGCCGACATCCGCATTGTTCATTTCACCGCCTCTTCAGACGGCATGGAAGCCGTATTCCAAACCCCGTGGGGCGAAGGCCGCTGCCGCACCCGCCTGCTCGGACGGTTCAACGCGCAAAACCTCGCCGCCTGCATCGCCTTGCTTTGTGCCAACGGTTATCCGCTTGATAAAGTATTGGATGTGCTGGCAAAAATCCGTCCCGCCTCAGGCCGCATGGACTGCATTATGAACAGTGGCAAACCCTTGGTCGTTGTCGATTACGCCCACACGCCTGACGCATTGGAAAAAGCACTAGCTACCTTGCAGGAAATCAAACCACAGGGTGCGGCTTTGTGGTGCGTATTCGGCTGCGGCGGCAACCGCGACCGCGGCAAACGCCCGCTGATGGGTGCCGCAGCCGTTCAGGGTGCGGATAAAGTTGTCGTAACCAGCGACAACCCGCGCTTGGAAAATCCGCAAGACATCATCAACGACATCCTGCCTGCCGTTCCCGCGCCCGAATGCGTCGAAGCCGACCGCGCCACAGCTATCCGTTACGCAGTCGAACGTGCTGCTTCAAGCGACATCATCTTGATTGCCGGCAAAGGACACGAAAATTATCAGGATATGCAGGGTGTAAAACATCATTTTTCTGATTTTGAAGTTGCAGAGAAAGCGTTGGCAGAGCGGATATAA
- a CDS encoding M23 family metallopeptidase gives MLKMPTKTFLISAAMILFAGCTTKQLPRPNAEIAELRAKEPPAVQSLPNPVKGKRFDDTWGAARSQGRRHEGVDIFAKKNTPIRSTTPGIVTKIGRNRLGGKVIGIQGPGAWHYYAHLNKFASVRLYERVKEGQVIGYVGKTGNAKTTPAHLHYGVYLPNGAINPYPLINQER, from the coding sequence ATGCTGAAAATGCCGACAAAAACCTTTTTAATCAGTGCAGCCATGATTTTATTTGCAGGCTGTACCACCAAACAACTGCCTCGTCCGAACGCCGAAATTGCTGAACTGAGGGCGAAAGAACCGCCGGCGGTGCAAAGTTTGCCCAATCCTGTTAAAGGCAAGCGTTTTGACGACACTTGGGGCGCAGCGCGCAGTCAGGGGCGCAGACATGAAGGCGTGGATATTTTTGCTAAGAAAAACACGCCAATACGCAGCACAACGCCCGGTATCGTAACCAAAATCGGGCGCAACCGATTGGGTGGCAAAGTCATCGGCATCCAAGGGCCGGGCGCATGGCACTACTATGCCCACCTCAACAAATTCGCCAGCGTCCGCCTGTATGAACGCGTGAAAGAAGGACAGGTCATCGGCTATGTCGGCAAAACCGGCAACGCCAAAACCACGCCTGCCCATTTGCATTACGGCGTGTATCTGCCAAACGGTGCGATTAATCCGTATCCGTTGATTAATCAGGAAAGATAA
- the murF gene encoding UDP-N-acetylmuramoyl-tripeptide--D-alanyl-D-alanine ligase, with translation MKPLDLNFICQTLNLPTPSENKPVSRIVTDSRDICAGDVFFALAGERFDAHDFVEDVLAAGAAAVVVSHEDCAALDGALKVDDTLAALQTLAKAWRDNVNPFVFGITGSGGKTTVKEMLAAVLRRRFGDDAVLATAGNFNNHIGLPLTLLKLKEKHRYAVIEMGMNHFGELAVLTQIAKPDAALVNNALRAHVGCGFDGTLDIAKAKSEIYQGLGEDGLALIPCEDEHAAVFQTTSQGHQQRTFGVDSGDVHAENIVLKPLSCEFDLVCGNERAAVVLPVPGRHNVHNAAAATALALAAGLSLNDVAEGLQGFSNIKGRLNVKAGIKGATLIDDTYNANPDSMKAAIDVLARMPAPRIFVMGDMGELGEDEAAAMHAEVGAYARDQGIEAAYFVGDNSVEAAETFGADGLWFAAKDPLIQVLSHDLPERATVLVKGSRFMKMEEVVEALTNKEAV, from the coding sequence ATGAAACCACTAGACCTAAATTTCATCTGCCAAACCCTCAACCTTCCGACGCCGTCTGAAAACAAACCCGTGTCGCGCATCGTAACCGACAGCCGCGACATCTGCGCGGGTGATGTGTTTTTTGCTTTGGCAGGCGAGCGGTTTGACGCGCATGATTTTGTTGAAGACGTATTGGCTGCGGGTGCGGCGGCGGTTGTGGTTTCGCACGAAGATTGTGCTGCTTTGGACGGCGCGTTGAAAGTCGATGACACGCTTGCCGCGTTGCAAACGCTGGCGAAGGCGTGGCGCGATAATGTGAACCCGTTTGTGTTCGGCATTACCGGCTCGGGCGGCAAGACAACGGTGAAGGAAATGCTGGCTGCGGTATTGCGCCGCCGTTTCGGCGATGATGCCGTTTTGGCGACGGCGGGCAACTTCAACAACCATATCGGCCTTCCGCTGACTTTGTTGAAATTAAAAGAAAAACACCGTTATGCCGTGATCGAAATGGGCATGAACCATTTCGGCGAACTGGCGGTTTTGACGCAAATCGCCAAACCCGATGCCGCCTTGGTCAACAACGCCCTGCGCGCCCATGTCGGCTGCGGTTTTGACGGTACGCTCGATATTGCCAAGGCGAAAAGCGAGATTTATCAAGGCTTGGGCGAAGACGGATTGGCTTTGATTCCGTGCGAAGACGAACATGCTGCCGTGTTTCAGACGACCTCCCAAGGTCATCAGCAGCGGACTTTCGGCGTCGATAGCGGCGATGTCCACGCGGAAAATATCGTGCTGAAACCTTTGTCGTGCGAATTTGATTTGGTGTGCGGCAACGAGCGCGCCGCCGTGGTGCTGCCCGTTCCCGGCCGCCACAATGTCCACAACGCCGCCGCTGCCACTGCGTTGGCTTTGGCTGCTGGTTTGAGTTTGAACGATGTGGCGGAAGGTTTGCAAGGTTTCAGCAATATCAAAGGTCGTCTGAACGTCAAAGCAGGTATCAAAGGCGCGACCCTGATTGACGATACGTACAACGCGAACCCCGACAGCATGAAAGCTGCGATTGACGTGTTGGCGCGTATGCCTGCGCCGCGCATTTTTGTGATGGGCGATATGGGCGAATTGGGCGAGGACGAAGCTGCCGCCATGCACGCCGAAGTTGGCGCGTACGCCCGCGACCAAGGCATCGAAGCGGCTTATTTTGTCGGCGACAACAGCGTCGAAGCGGCGGAAACGTTTGGCGCGGACGGTTTGTGGTTTGCCGCCAAAGACCCGTTGATTCAAGTGTTGAGCCACGATTTGCCTGAACGCGCCACCGTGTTGGTGAAAGGTTCGCGCTTTATGAAGATGGAAGAAGTCGTCGAGGCATTGACGAATAAAGAGGCCGTCTGA
- the mraY gene encoding phospho-N-acetylmuramoyl-pentapeptide-transferase produces the protein MFVWLSHLSDWLSALNVFQYTTFRAVMAALTALVFSLLLGPWTIRKLTQLKVGQAVRTDGPQTHLIKNGTPTMGGSLILTAIAVSTLLWGNWANPYIWILLAVLLATGALGFYDDWRKVVYKDPNGVSAKFKMVWQSSVAILAGVFLFYAAELPSSTAFIVPFLKQIAYPLGGVGFVVLTYFVIVGTSNAVNLTDGLDGLAAFPVVLVAGGLAIFAYASGHAQFAQYLQLPYVAGANEVVVFCAAMCGACLGFLWFNAYPAQVFMGDVGALALGAALGTVAVIVRQEIVLFIMGGLFVVEAVSVMLQVGWYKRTKKRIFLMAPIHHHYEQKGWKETQVVVRFWIITIVLVLVGLSTLKIR, from the coding sequence ATGTTTGTATGGCTCTCACATCTCAGCGACTGGTTGTCGGCGCTGAATGTTTTTCAATATACCACCTTCCGTGCCGTAATGGCCGCGCTGACCGCGCTGGTGTTTTCGCTGCTGCTCGGTCCGTGGACCATCCGCAAACTGACTCAGTTGAAAGTCGGACAGGCGGTGCGCACCGACGGGCCGCAAACCCACCTCATCAAAAATGGCACGCCGACGATGGGCGGCTCGCTGATTCTGACCGCCATCGCCGTGTCCACGCTGTTGTGGGGTAACTGGGCCAACCCGTATATCTGGATTCTGCTGGCGGTATTGCTCGCCACCGGCGCACTCGGTTTTTACGACGACTGGCGCAAAGTCGTCTATAAAGACCCCAACGGCGTTTCCGCCAAATTCAAAATGGTGTGGCAGTCGAGCGTTGCCATCTTGGCGGGCGTGTTTCTGTTTTACGCCGCCGAACTGCCGTCCAGTACGGCCTTTATCGTACCGTTTCTCAAACAAATCGCCTATCCGCTCGGCGGCGTCGGTTTTGTCGTGCTGACCTATTTCGTGATTGTCGGCACATCCAACGCCGTCAACCTGACCGACGGCTTGGACGGTTTGGCCGCATTTCCCGTTGTTTTGGTGGCGGGCGGTTTGGCGATTTTCGCCTATGCCAGCGGCCATGCCCAGTTTGCCCAATACCTGCAACTGCCCTATGTGGCCGGCGCCAACGAAGTCGTCGTCTTCTGCGCCGCCATGTGCGGCGCCTGCCTCGGCTTTTTATGGTTCAACGCCTATCCCGCCCAAGTCTTTATGGGCGACGTCGGCGCCTTGGCACTCGGTGCCGCACTTGGTACGGTGGCGGTCATTGTGCGGCAGGAAATCGTTTTATTCATCATGGGCGGTTTGTTCGTCGTCGAAGCCGTATCGGTGATGTTGCAGGTCGGCTGGTACAAACGCACCAAAAAACGCATTTTCCTGATGGCGCCCATCCACCACCATTATGAACAAAAGGGTTGGAAAGAAACCCAAGTCGTCGTCCGCTTCTGGATTATTACCATCGTGTTGGTACTGGTCGGATTGAGTACGCTGAAAATCCGCTAA